The nucleotide sequence ATACGCCGCACTGGCGGCGACTGATCTGTTGCGTGGCCTTGACGAGAGCTGCATCCAAGCGGTCGTCGCGCAGGCTCGGTTCGCCCGCCACGCCGCAAAGGACGTCCTGCCCGACGCGGCCGGGTCGACCATCGTCGTGCTGAGCGGCACCCTCCGCGCGGAGCTGTTCGCCCGGACCGCCGACCAGAGCCTGACCTGGGTCGCCGGGCCCGGCCAACTGCTCGACGCCGGCGTGGACGAGACCGTCCAGGCGGTCACCGACTGCTGGACCGTCCGACTGGACACCAAGCGGCTGCGCGCGCTGGCCGAGCAGTTTCCGCCGTTGGCCCTGCGCCTTCTCGACATCACCGAGGCGGCCAAGACGCACGCTCGCGAAGCGCTCACCGATCTCGTCTTCCTCGACGCAGCCGCCCGCCTGGCCAAGCTGATGCTGCGCCTGGAACGGCAGTACGGCCAGCCCGTTGGCCAGGATCTGTTCGTCCAGCACAACCTGACCCAGTCGGACCTGGCCGCCATCCTCGG is from Jatrophihabitans telluris and encodes:
- a CDS encoding Crp/Fnr family transcriptional regulator is translated as MTTAVVQPTQAALSALGPGTARRHLVSIAPTATTATTAATANVARIGGVALEEYAALAATDLLRGLDESCIQAVVAQARFARHAAKDVLPDAAGSTIVVLSGTLRAELFARTADQSLTWVAGPGQLLDAGVDETVQAVTDCWTVRLDTKRLRALAEQFPPLALRLLDITEAAKTHAREALTDLVFLDAAARLAKLMLRLERQYGQPVGQDLFVQHNLTQSDLAAILGSSRETINKALREFTKRGWARISVGSFVIQNRERLIQRSR